One Oculatellaceae cyanobacterium genomic region harbors:
- a CDS encoding glycosyltransferase family 2 protein, which yields MFFSVVIPTYNRKPILEKCLRALEQQQTDANVFSGYEIVLVDDGSTDGTLEWLEQHSAEFPHVRSHLQNHQGAAAARNLGVEQAKGDTIIFIDSDLVVTENFLQAHAEALLQGQQQLGSDRIFTYGAVINTCNFENPTSEPYKITDFSAAYFATGNVAIARKWLEKSGLFDTCFQQYGWEDLELGVRLKQLGLKLIKCPQAVGYHWHPPFALEQIPKLIDQEIQRGRMGVLFYQKHPTMDVRMMIQMTWLHRILWGVLSIGGQLNERTMAPLLQWLINHGKPQLALEVARIFLNWYNVQGVYSAYAEAQQKTR from the coding sequence GTGTTTTTTAGTGTTGTAATTCCTACTTATAATCGCAAACCAATTCTAGAGAAGTGTCTACGAGCATTAGAACAGCAACAAACTGATGCTAATGTGTTTAGTGGATACGAAATTGTGCTGGTGGATGATGGTTCAACAGATGGCACTTTGGAATGGTTAGAACAACATTCAGCAGAGTTTCCCCACGTGCGATCGCATTTACAAAACCACCAAGGCGCAGCAGCAGCTAGGAATTTAGGGGTAGAGCAAGCAAAAGGCGATACAATCATCTTTATAGATAGCGATTTAGTCGTCACGGAAAATTTTTTACAAGCACACGCAGAAGCGTTGCTGCAAGGACAACAACAACTAGGAAGCGATCGCATCTTTACCTACGGTGCAGTAATTAATACCTGCAACTTTGAAAACCCGACATCTGAACCTTATAAAATTACTGATTTTTCAGCAGCTTATTTTGCTACAGGAAATGTAGCGATCGCGCGTAAATGGCTAGAAAAATCTGGCTTGTTTGATACTTGTTTTCAACAATATGGATGGGAAGATTTAGAGTTAGGTGTACGTCTCAAACAGTTAGGATTAAAACTAATTAAATGCCCGCAAGCAGTGGGTTATCATTGGCATCCACCTTTTGCATTAGAACAAATTCCCAAGCTGATCGATCAAGAAATTCAAAGGGGAAGAATGGGAGTTTTATTTTACCAAAAGCATCCAACTATGGATGTGCGGATGATGATTCAAATGACTTGGTTGCACCGCATCCTTTGGGGAGTTTTATCTATCGGTGGTCAACTAAATGAACGCACAATGGCTCCGTTATTACAATGGCTAATTAATCATGGTAAACCACAACTAGCTTTAGAAGTTGCGCGAATTTTTCTCAATTGGTATAACGTTCAAGGTGTTTACTCTGCTTATGCAGAAGCGCAGCAAAAAACTAGATAA